The Gloeobacter morelensis MG652769 genome contains the following window.
TGGAATTTTCTGGCCGGAGGGGACCTGTGGGTTGCACCAACCGTTTCACTCCAACTGGCCTACCGTTTGTACGAAATCGATTACGCCAACGGAGACAGTACCTTTGTGTTCAACCAAAGCTTCAACGGTCCATTCGTGGCCGCGACTTTCAATTTTTAGATCTACCAAAGAAGCGTCATCTTCCCGCTCTAGGAGGTCCAGTGGAACTCGGATCGACAACCCATAAAGAACTGTTTTGCCGTAGTATCATCGACGCGCACGAAGAATATAACCCTGAAGAATTGCCCTGGCCGCCGTTAGAGAAATCGGCCCTTGAGCTGTTGCGCAGCATTCCTTTTTGGGAAGAAGCCCTTTATCGGGAGAGGCAGGCGGCGCGTATCGTCAACGCTTACGCCGAGGCGACCAATGACCCGCTGGTTCAAAAGGCAATCGCCCTCCAGGGCGTGGAGGAAGCACGACACGCCAAACTGCTCGAGGTCATGATGTCTTACTACGACATCAAGGTCCAGTTGCGCGCAGTTGAGCCGCTGCCCCACAATCTCGAAGACGCCTTTATGTCCCTCGGTTACGAAGAGTGCCTTGATTCATTTTTCGCCTTTGGCATGTACAAGCTGGCTAGTGAAGCCCAGATTTTTCCCACGGCGATCTTTTCGATTTTTAACCGGTTGATTGATGAAGAGGCCCGCCACAACCTCTACTTCATCAACTGGGCAGCCTACCATCAGATCCATACTGGCCAGGGAGCCGAGGTTATCCGTTCGCTGCGCTCGCTCTGGTATTACGGCCAGGCTATTGGTCGCTTGGTGGGCGGTTTCAGCAGTGGTGCCGCCAACTCACCGGGATTTACCGCCCACGGCGTGTCGTCCCTTTCGCTCGAGCTGACCATTGAAACGTTCATCCAGACCTGCATAGACCAGCAGGAACGGCGTATGGCCCCATTCGACCGACGGCTGCTGCGCCCACTGTTCATGCCGCAGCTTGCCGGATTTGCCTCCTATGTCCTTCGCCTGTTTGGCCAAAGCCGTTGGTCTTTTCACAGAATCTAACCCGCGATACCCAGAGGAGAAAGTTCGCCATGTCAAAACTGCTTAAATCAATCACTGAAAAGGCTCCGCAGAACACTCACTCAAGCAGCGGTAGAGAGATAAATAAGAATATTCCTAATCCATCCAATCCGCCGTCCGATAACAAGGAGAAGTCCATCATGAAAAAAACAAGATTTATTACCCGAACTGTCTGGCGTTGGCTGGCATTAGGGATTACTCTAAGTATGAGTCTCATAACCGATCCGGTAATGAGTGCGGACGACATCGACCCTGAGGCTGACAAAATCCTGAAATCCATGTCCTCGTATCTGGCGGAGACGAAGGCATTCAGCATGCAAGCTGATATTGATTTTGAGGTAGTTGCCAAGAATGGTCAGAAGTTTCAATTAAGCAGCTTTGCAACAGCTGTCTTGCAACGGCCGGATAAATTGTATATCCGGCGAAAGGGAACGATAGCGGATATTGAGTTCGTCTTTGATGGAAAAACTCTGACCCTGTATGACAAGAAGCGCAATATTTTTGCCCAGATAGGTGCCTTGGGAACCATCGATGACGCCATCCGCGCTTACGAACTGGAGACAGGTATCCCTGCCCCAGGCGCTGATCTGCTGTTTGCCAATTCCTATGCCATCCTCTCTCCAGGGATTGAGAGCAGCACCTATCTCGGCACCGCCTATGTAAACGGCATCGAGTGCCATCACCTGGCATTTCGGGAAGATGATTTTGACTGGCAACTGTGGGTCCAATCAGGTACTAGGCCGTTACCGATGAAGTACGTCATTACCAGCAAATGGCAAACCGCTGCTCCGCAATACGAAATCAGGTTTCGGGACTGGGTTGCAAATCCACAGATCAACAATGCGTTGTTCACATTTTCAGCTCCGACGGGAGCTAAGAGGCTAGAAACCCTACCAGTCAACGAATTGGACGAATTCATGTCTTCTATAGAGGAGGGGAAGTGATGAAATTAAGGAATCGAATCATCATAGCAGCATGTGGTCTTCTGGCTGCTGGTACAGTGACTGATGGTTTATTTGGCACCACGATAGTGACCCGGGAAACCGCAGCGATAGTTGGCAGACCCTTGACGCCGGGCAGTGTAGCCGGTGTTGCCCGCCGGACATCCCGGCGTGTAATTCGCCGTTCGACCATCTACGCTCCTTTTTTGCCGGCGGGGTGTTCTACCGTCGTGATCGAAGGTACTGCCCTTTCCCGGTGCGGAGCTACGTATTACCAGCCCTACGGCACTCAGTACGTGGTTGTGTACGTCGATTGAATGGCGTTGCACAATGGAGTGATGATGACAGATAGAAGTCTTTAGCAAGAGCAACTCAGTATCGGGATCCCATCGATAGGGTTTGATTCAAATCATTGCTCCGTTAATAACAGGGAGCGGCCAAACTTCTCTGCGTCAGTCAAAGAAGGAAAAAGTGCGTTGGATAAACCAAAACATGGCGACGCTGCCGATGGCGTAGGGCGGCATGAGTTCTGCCCAACGAGGCAATGGAATGCGCAGACGGCGTACGATAGCGATCAACAACAGCACAACACTGATAAACAGGCAATGGCCAACCTCGACACCTAGGCTGAAGAAGAGCAAAGCAGAGGGAATATGTCCGGCTGGCAGTCCGGCTTCATTCAATCCCCCGGCAAAGCCGAGGCCGTGCATGAGGCCGAAACTGAACGCCACGAACCACGGGGCGCGGGCGGTGATGCCTTCGATGCCTCGCTGCTGGTGGACAATTTCTACCGCGACAAAGACGATACTCAGCGCGATGACAGCCTCGACCGGCTGCTGTGGGATATGCACCCAGCCGAGCGTCGCCGCCGAGAGGGTGATGGTGTGAGCGATCGTGAAGGCGGTGACGGTTTTGACTAGCTTCCAGCCGCCACGCGTGATGATGAGCAACGCGAGCACGAACAGGAGATGGTCGATGCCCGTGAGGATGTGTTCGATGCCCAGCCCAGTGTAGGTGCGGGCGACTTCCAGCACGCTGGGCGCCGCCTGCACCACGAATGCAGGAATCGATGGCGTAAGCCGGGTGACTTGCTCGGTTCCGTCGAAGCGTTCCAATCGCACAAGCACATCGGTCATCGTCGCGGTGAGACCGGCGACGCTAATCGTGCCGCCAGTCAGCCCGCCCGCACACTGCATGGTCCAGCGCTCGGTGAAGGCGTTGTTGACCACCGAACCACGGGGTGCAGTCACGTTCGTGCAGCCCGTCGGAGGCTCCACGTAAAGTCCTAAGCGCAGATTCTCTCCCTGAGCCGGCACCTTCCAGAGCACGTCATAAGTCTCGGCTTCAGTCTGGCGAAGTTCGAGGTAAGCAGGGCGCAACTCATGTGCGGACGCACCGGTGCCAAGCGTCACGAAGAGGACAAACACAAAGAGAGAAAAGCAGAGAAGCGCACGATTCATGGTGCCTGCCCCAGCTTCTTCACTTGCGCTGTTGGTCCAGGCTGCTCGATCGTCACTGTGTAGCGCTTCAGCAGCTGCTGGTAGAACTTCTCGTTCGCTTCCAGCTGCCGGGCGTTGTTCCACTCGCGGCGCACGGCACCGCGGACTTTTGCCAGTGCGGGCAGGCTGCCTTCGGTACGTGCGCTGACCTTCACCAGATGCACGCCGTAGCCGGACTCGACCGGTCCTTGCCATTGCCCGAGCTGAAGTCCGCCCAGCTTCGTGGCGAATGTTTCGCCGAACTGCTTCTCGACTTTGCTGGTCGGCACAGCGTCGAACGCCGGCTCCAGCATCAGTGCGTCGCCCATTGCGGAAAGGTCTGCCTGATCGCCAGCCTGGTTCAATTGCACAAGCAATTGCGCGGCGTCGTGGGCAAGGTTGCTGCCATGTTTTTGCGGGTTGAGATAAACCTGGCGGAATGTGAAGCGCGGCTCGACGCGGAACTTGTCGGGGTGTGCCTGCAGATACGCGGTCAACTCGGCGTCCGTTGGTTCGCGCTGAACGGCGATGTCGTCAGAGACGAACTCCATCTTTTGCCGCAGGCGGCGGCGGATGATGGTGTCGTCCTTGTGCAGATCGAGCGCGAGCGCCTCGCGGTAATAGACCTCCTCGCGCACTCGGTCGCGGATCAAGCCCGCCAGTTCCTCAGCAGTGGGCGGGCGATCCCACGTTTTCGCGAAGCCTACGGCGAGATTGACGATCTGCCCCTGGGTGATGACGATCTGCTCCGGCTCACCGCTGCCGCCTTTCGACACGAAGCTGTAGGCCACAAAAATCGCAGCCCCCAGCAGGAGGAAATGCAGCAGCGGTTCGCGCAGAAGTTTCTGCATCGGCTAGTCCTCTCGGGGCTATTTCCCCGACCTGTACCAGATGGGCGAAGTCCAGGCGCGTTCCTGAATGGCAGCGGGCAAGCCTTTGGGAATTGGTACACCAAGCCGCGCAGCATCCCGCGTGCTCCATCGAGGCGTTGGAATTTCGATGACACGGGAATAGTAAAACGCACTCACCGACGGGTCAAAATCCGGATCGGTCCAGACGGTGGCTAAATCGGGGGCGCCGATGCTGTTGGTATAGTCGCCCTTGGCGATATCGACGGTGTTGCCGACCGGCGGTAGCATGCCATCCTTGCCGGGTTTGCGGTCGCCGGACCACACGGCGTCGTAGATCTTCTCATGCTGCTTGCCCTTGGCATCGACCCAGCCCTTGATGATCTGAATACGGTCCAGATTGCCGCTCCGGGGATCTTTGATTGCCGTGACTATGAAGCTTGGCGCCTTGCCCGTGGCACTCTTGAGATCGCTGCCCATCGAGACTCCGCGCCCATAGCCGGCCTTGACAAAATCAGGCCGCTTCACATCGGCGGCGTTGAAGTCCCAACCGCCGAAGAAACGCACCTTAATCATCGGCCCCGAGGTGCCGAAGGTTTCCTTGCGCATCATCGCGTCGAAGATGGCTTCGCGCGTGTTCTCCTTGGCCCAGACGCCGGCAAGGCCGCCCGAACTGAACTCGCGGATCTGCTGCACCTGCGCGGGCGGCTGGCCCTTTAAGCCGTTCAACCGCAACTTGGCATCATTTTCGGATACGAACTTGCCGGTGTAGTTGAACTCCTCATTGCTGGCGGCGGCATTGTGCGTGTCGGTATCGCCGATGAAACCATACTTGAACGGGTTACCCTTCTCTTGCATCTGCAGTGATAGGCCATCGAGCAGCGCCTGCCGGGCAAAGCTGCCCCTGTGGCGTGTCGGGCGTTCGGCATCGGCGGAAAGCGTGTAATCCCATTGCTCGAAGCCGGCAAATTCGTCTTTCGGTGAGAGCGTCGGGAAAGTTTCGGATGTGCCCTTGATCTGCGAGATTTCGTACAGGGGTTCATTCATGGCGCGCGTCCGGCTGTAGGCAGCGTCGATCGGCTTGCCATCGGCCTTGACCAGTTCAAACATGCGACCGTCACTGGCGTTGCCGTTGTGCGGGATGGCGAGCAGGGTCGACCCCTTGCTGCGCTGAAGATCCATCCATTTCCAAAGGTCTTCGGGTTTGTCCGAATCGAACGACGACATCACGAGATCGGGCAGTTTCGCGGTATCGCGGAAGACGACCACGCGGTGCAGGTTGCGCTTGTCGGGGTTGGAGGTCCATTCGAAGGCTGCAAAGGTCGTGAACTTGCCGGGCTGGTAGTTGGCATCTGCAGCCTTGACGATTTCGGCCCAAACTGAACGGCTGATCGCGGGGTCGCTGAGCGCTGGATCCCGCTTGCCGGCGCTCACGTCGCGCAGCACCTCGCCAAAAGCCTGCATGGCGGTGTTGCCGTCGGTCGAGGTGACACGTTTGGCAAGCGGCAACTTGCTCAAGGGACTGTCTGGATTGGCCATCTGGTTAAACACGCCCATGTATTCGGCATGGTCGGCGACCGCGTAAAAATCGAGCGGCGTGACGATCTTGAGCTCAGGGCCAGTGCCGCTGCTGGTGATTGCCTTGCCCTGGGCCCAGGCATAGGCGTCCGCTGGCGTGGTCTTGGTGCCATTGGTAAAGGCATCGAACGAATAGCTTGTGTGAACGTGCACCGCACCGAAATAGACGTTCCGCTCCGGATTGGGCGGTGGCAGCACAGCTGTCTCTCCAGAGAGGCTCTCCTGTCCAGGCGCACCCGCTGTCTGGGCAGCGGCTTTGGGTGGCGCAGGCAGCGAATTGACAGTTGCTGCGATTGACAGTGCGCCGAGTACCAGAGGGAGTGAGATAGCTAGTGCAACCTTCGGCTTCATAATGTAGTGACCACTTTGTTTGGAGTAAATGAAAGGGCAAGTACTATCCGTTCTTCGAGAAGGGATTATATCATTTAGGGCATCCATAACAACTCAGGGAAAAAGCTCGATTCCGTCGCTAGCAACCGGATTCAACATAATGCTACAATTACCACGCTGGTTCAATCGATTCCCAAAGTCGAGAAGGATATTGCTCATGCGCAATTTCATGAGCTGGCTTTCCAGAGAGAGCAAAGAAGTTGGTATTCGGGCGTTATACTTTTTCGTTTGCTTTCTTGCCATCTCCGTCATCTTGAAACTATTCCTGGCTTCATACTCAATTGGTTTCACGGCGCTGTCGAGTTCGCTGGTGCTGGCGATAGTTGCTGCCAAAACCGTCCTGATTGTTGATCAAGTAGGCAAGGTATCCAAACTGAGAAGGGATTCCAATCGCTATGTCGTGGTGCTCTACAGGACTGCGCTCTACACTTTCGTAGCGCTGGTGCTAAACGTTCTGGAGAAGCTGCTTGAAAATCAAGGTCAGATGACAGCATTTCAGGGCAAAGCTCTCGACCACTTTCTCGCCGTGATCTTATTCCTGACAGGTGTTTTCCTGATCTACAGCGTTATTGACGAAGTCAATTTGTACCTGGAGAGTGTTGGTTTGGGCTCGCTGCGCAAAGTCTTTTTTGAACCGGCTGCGCAAGGTTGAAAGAGCTACCTGTTTGTAGAGGGCAAATTCGTGAAACCTCAATCACAAAAGGCTATCGACAATGGGCTACCGATACATCAATAGTCTGGCCACTCCCGACAGTGTGCACAAGTTTTTGGAACTGGCGGATCTGGCCGCAGGTTCTGGTCAAGATGTGCACAATGTTTTCGAATTGTCGAGAAAACTTCGTGCTGGAATCCAGATGCAATTGAGTGTTCAAGCTCTTCAGCAGGATCCGGCCTCGGCGAAAATGCTTGAGGAAAAATATGTCGGTCCACCCTACGACATAGAGGCGATGCTGAAAATGCCGAAAGGCTCCCTGGGATGGACCTACGCCAGGGTAATGTCGGCACTTGGCTACGATCCACAATTTTACCCTCCCGCCCCTCCAAGCTTTGAAACGGACGGCGACTATATCAATTTCAGGGTCTTCAAAACCCACGACATCCATCACATAATCACTGGCTACATACTGGATGCGCTAGGAGAGCTGGGGGTCATCTCTGTGTCTGTGGGACAGTTTCGCTATCCTACTTTCTTGTTTCTGGATCTGACCGCTTTGCTGTTGAGCTTTTTTACCAGCGACAAGCTTATCGAACCGGGCATGGATCCCCGCGAACTGAATCAAACACTAGGGCATAAATTTCGTTTGATTTCGGACGGGATCGAGATGGGTAGAGCCGCCAAACCTTTGTTCCCAATCAAATGGGAGGAAGGTCTCGATCGCCCTATTGAGCAGTGGAGACAAGAGTTGAACATCAAGCCCGTCACGGATGGTCCCTGGAGTCTGTATGCGGACTCCAGGCTGGGAAACGCATTGGAAATGTGATTCTTGCTTTCGAGGCTAAGTTTAGGTAACACCCGCTTTTCGCACGCAATGCCGAACTTTGCGCCAAAAATTTGCCAACCTGCTGTGCGAGGCGCCGTGCTCGCTGCCCCGGCGGTCATTTACCTGCTTGCTTTCCTCGCGGTTCCCCTGGCCCTGGTGGCCGCTACGAGTGTGCTGAGCCGCGGCCCCTACGGCGAGGTGATCTTCAAGTTGACCGCCGACAACTACACCCGGCTTTTCGACCCGCTCTATCTCAACATCCTGCTCGACTCGCTGACGATTGCCGGGGCGACCACGGCCGTTACCCTCCTCATCGGCTATCCGCTCGCCTGGTGGATGGCCCGTGCCCCCCGGCGGGTGCGCTCGGCGGCGCTGTTTGCTCTGCTGGTGCCCTTTTGGACAAACTTTTTGATCCGCATCTACGCCTGGATCTTGATCTTGCGCTCCGGAGGGCTGCTCGAAGGGCTGCTGGCGGGATTGGGGCTCTGGCGCGGTGCGATCGAAATTCTCTACACCCCCTGGGCGGTGCTTATCGGCATGGTCTACGAATTTTTGCCCTTTATGGTGCTGCCGCTATTTGCCAGTCTCGAAAAAATTGACGAAGCGCAGCTGGCCGCCGCCGCCGATCTCGGCGCCAGACCGTTCCAGGTATTCTGGCGCGTCGTGCTGCCGCTGGGGTTGCCGGGGCTGGTGGCGGGCAGCACCCTGGTTTTTGTCCCGGCGATGGGCATGTTCGCCTTACCCGACTTGATGGGCGGGGCGCGCACACTGCTGGTGGGCAACCTCATCCGCAACCAGTTTCTGGTGGCGAGAGACTGGCCCTTCGGCGCGGCGGCGGCGATGGTGCTGGTGACGCTTACCCTCGCGCTTCTGGTGCTTTACACCCGCTTCGCAGGCAAGGAAACGCTTGTATGAACGGCGGGCAGGCACTGTGGCTCAAAGTGTGGGCGGCGGCGGTCTTCGGCTACCTTTACGCACCCATCCTGGTGCTGGTCGTTTTTTCTTTCAACAGCCAGAAGCTCAACCTGCGCTGGCAAGGTTTCACCCTCGACTGGTACAAAGTCCTGCTTGCCGATACGCGCATCCAGGAGGCGGCGGTCAATTCGCTGGTGGTGGCGGGGGCGGCCGCCACCACTGCGACGGTACTGGGCACACTGCTCGCCCTCGCCCTGGCGCGCTACCGGCTCGCCCAACCGGCGGAACTGCTGCTTTATATCGCGATTATCGTGCCGGAGGTGGTGCTCGGCATTGCGCTACTTATCTGGTTTTCGCAATTGGGGATTGCTGCGGGCCTGCTCACGGTGGCGGCCGGGCATGTGGTGCTGTGTACGCCGTTTGTGGCCCTCACCGTGCGCGCCCGCCTT
Protein-coding sequences here:
- a CDS encoding DUF2092 domain-containing protein; this encodes MSKLLKSITEKAPQNTHSSSGREINKNIPNPSNPPSDNKEKSIMKKTRFITRTVWRWLALGITLSMSLITDPVMSADDIDPEADKILKSMSSYLAETKAFSMQADIDFEVVAKNGQKFQLSSFATAVLQRPDKLYIRRKGTIADIEFVFDGKTLTLYDKKRNIFAQIGALGTIDDAIRAYELETGIPAPGADLLFANSYAILSPGIESSTYLGTAYVNGIECHHLAFREDDFDWQLWVQSGTRPLPMKYVITSKWQTAAPQYEIRFRDWVANPQINNALFTFSAPTGAKRLETLPVNELDEFMSSIEEGK
- a CDS encoding HupE/UreJ family protein, which produces MNRALLCFSLFVFVLFVTLGTGASAHELRPAYLELRQTEAETYDVLWKVPAQGENLRLGLYVEPPTGCTNVTAPRGSVVNNAFTERWTMQCAGGLTGGTISVAGLTATMTDVLVRLERFDGTEQVTRLTPSIPAFVVQAAPSVLEVARTYTGLGIEHILTGIDHLLFVLALLIITRGGWKLVKTVTAFTIAHTITLSAATLGWVHIPQQPVEAVIALSIVFVAVEIVHQQRGIEGITARAPWFVAFSFGLMHGLGFAGGLNEAGLPAGHIPSALLFFSLGVEVGHCLFISVVLLLIAIVRRLRIPLPRWAELMPPYAIGSVAMFWFIQRTFSFFD
- a CDS encoding peptidyl-prolyl cis-trans isomerase, coding for MQKLLREPLLHFLLLGAAIFVAYSFVSKGGSGEPEQIVITQGQIVNLAVGFAKTWDRPPTAEELAGLIRDRVREEVYYREALALDLHKDDTIIRRRLRQKMEFVSDDIAVQREPTDAELTAYLQAHPDKFRVEPRFTFRQVYLNPQKHGSNLAHDAAQLLVQLNQAGDQADLSAMGDALMLEPAFDAVPTSKVEKQFGETFATKLGGLQLGQWQGPVESGYGVHLVKVSARTEGSLPALAKVRGAVRREWNNARQLEANEKFYQQLLKRYTVTIEQPGPTAQVKKLGQAP
- a CDS encoding DUF3604 domain-containing protein, producing MLPPPNPERNVYFGAVHVHTSYSFDAFTNGTKTTPADAYAWAQGKAITSSGTGPELKIVTPLDFYAVADHAEYMGVFNQMANPDSPLSKLPLAKRVTSTDGNTAMQAFGEVLRDVSAGKRDPALSDPAISRSVWAEIVKAADANYQPGKFTTFAAFEWTSNPDKRNLHRVVVFRDTAKLPDLVMSSFDSDKPEDLWKWMDLQRSKGSTLLAIPHNGNASDGRMFELVKADGKPIDAAYSRTRAMNEPLYEISQIKGTSETFPTLSPKDEFAGFEQWDYTLSADAERPTRHRGSFARQALLDGLSLQMQEKGNPFKYGFIGDTDTHNAAASNEEFNYTGKFVSENDAKLRLNGLKGQPPAQVQQIREFSSGGLAGVWAKENTREAIFDAMMRKETFGTSGPMIKVRFFGGWDFNAADVKRPDFVKAGYGRGVSMGSDLKSATGKAPSFIVTAIKDPRSGNLDRIQIIKGWVDAKGKQHEKIYDAVWSGDRKPGKDGMLPPVGNTVDIAKGDYTNSIGAPDLATVWTDPDFDPSVSAFYYSRVIEIPTPRWSTRDAARLGVPIPKGLPAAIQERAWTSPIWYRSGK
- a CDS encoding Coq4 family protein, coding for MGYRYINSLATPDSVHKFLELADLAAGSGQDVHNVFELSRKLRAGIQMQLSVQALQQDPASAKMLEEKYVGPPYDIEAMLKMPKGSLGWTYARVMSALGYDPQFYPPAPPSFETDGDYINFRVFKTHDIHHIITGYILDALGELGVISVSVGQFRYPTFLFLDLTALLLSFFTSDKLIEPGMDPRELNQTLGHKFRLISDGIEMGRAAKPLFPIKWEEGLDRPIEQWRQELNIKPVTDGPWSLYADSRLGNALEM
- a CDS encoding ABC transporter permease — its product is MLAAPAVIYLLAFLAVPLALVAATSVLSRGPYGEVIFKLTADNYTRLFDPLYLNILLDSLTIAGATTAVTLLIGYPLAWWMARAPRRVRSAALFALLVPFWTNFLIRIYAWILILRSGGLLEGLLAGLGLWRGAIEILYTPWAVLIGMVYEFLPFMVLPLFASLEKIDEAQLAAAADLGARPFQVFWRVVLPLGLPGLVAGSTLVFVPAMGMFALPDLMGGARTLLVGNLIRNQFLVARDWPFGAAAAMVLVTLTLALLVLYTRFAGKETLV
- a CDS encoding ABC transporter permease, with product MNGGQALWLKVWAAAVFGYLYAPILVLVVFSFNSQKLNLRWQGFTLDWYKVLLADTRIQEAAVNSLVVAGAAATTATVLGTLLALALARYRLAQPAELLLYIAIIVPEVVLGIALLIWFSQLGIAAGLLTVAAGHVVLCTPFVALTVRARLAGYDRTLEEAAMDLGAREWTTFWRVTMPAIWPGVLSGALLAFTLSLDDYVLALFTAGPGATTLPLRIFSMVRFSITPEINALSTVWVVGVSLILLVGQMCVKKSPS